One window from the genome of Dioscorea cayenensis subsp. rotundata cultivar TDr96_F1 chromosome 3, TDr96_F1_v2_PseudoChromosome.rev07_lg8_w22 25.fasta, whole genome shotgun sequence encodes:
- the LOC120255056 gene encoding mannose-specific lectin-like, producing the protein MAIPKAFASLFLVLLLVSPLCCMARDVLYPGESLKSGQSLTAGSYKFKMQEDCDLVLLDGTQKPCWTSGTAYLGRNCYLSFKTDGEISIYDKNSNKKVVVWKRDSSSGQGNYVLILEKIGKVVIYGPNRYSTTIKATSFGALPANKAAEEAKAANISMFNVPEIYVSWDDDDDDDDDVMRSCVHVAFLTACLIG; encoded by the exons ATGGCTATCCCTAAAGCATTTGCTTCCCTCTTCCTCGTCCTGCTTCTTGTTTCTCCTCTTTGCTGCATGGCCAGAGACGTACTCTACCCTGGAGAATCCCTCAAGTCTGGGCAATCCCTGACCGCTGGGAGCTACAAGTTCAAAATGCAGGAAGACTGCGACCTGGTCCTGCTGGATGGCACTCAAAAGCCATGTTGGACTAGTGGCACTGCCTATTTAGGCAGAAACTGCTATCTCTCTTTCAAGACTGATGGTGAGATTAGCATTTATGACAAGAACAGCAACAAGAAAGTTGTTGTGTGGAAGAGAGACTCCTCCTCGGGGCAAGGCAACTATGTCCTCATCCTGGAAAAAATTGGGAAGGTTGTCATTTATGGTCCAAATCGCTATTCGACCACTATTAAGGCCACCAGCTTTGGTGCTTTGCCTGCAAATAAAGCTGCAGAAGAAGCCAAGGCTGCAAACATTTCCATG TTTAATGTGCCTGAGATATATGTATCatgggatgatgatgatgatgatgatgatgatgtgatgCGCTCTTGTGTCCATGTTGCTTTCTTGACTGCATGTTTGATTGGCTAG